From the genome of Papaver somniferum cultivar HN1 chromosome 2, ASM357369v1, whole genome shotgun sequence, one region includes:
- the LOC113350570 gene encoding beta-galactosidase 17-like, protein MLRPGPYICGEWDFGGFPAWLLSIEPPLKLRSSDPAFLHLVEKWWGVLLPKIAPLLYNNGGPIIMVQVENEYGSYGDDKNYLHQLVSLARRHLGDEIILYTTDGGSRDTLEKGTIRGAGVFSAIDFSTGDEPWSKFKLQKEFNEPGKSPPICTEFYTGWLTHWGEKLAATNAQYTANALETILSRNGSAVLYMVHGGTNFGFLNGANTGSDDSDFKPDITSYDYDAPIREWGDSDSPKFKALRKVIKKYSPVSVPRVPPNNGKRGYGKVKLQKRASFFDVQHTIQNPKDVVEAKNPVFMESVGQMFGFLLYVSEYPAKKNRSILSIPKVHDRAQVYVSCSLDERINKYVGKIERWATEPLEIPSIRCASTIRLSILVENMGRLNYGPYVYDRKGILSDVVMDGSVLHGWRMIPFSFQNLSKLFKESPIVGVGTTTSEKELSHSNLEYHSELLSEGPMLYEGHFTINSTDEIADTFISFSGWGKGIASVNDFNIGRFWPLAGPQCSLYVPAPLLRTGKNVVIILETDAPNHELVVESIDQQDFTCGQRSRSGTK, encoded by the exons CCCTTCTTTATAACAATGGGGGTCCTATTATTATGGTCCAG GTTGAGAATGAGTACGGTTCATATGGAGATGACAAAAACTATCTCCATCAACTTGTTAGTTTGGCTAGACGGCACCTTGGAGACGAAATAATATT GTATACCACAGATGGAGGTTCAAGGGATACTCTTGAGAAAGGAACAATTCGTGGAGCTGGTGTTTTTTCAG CTATTGACTTCAGTACTGGTGATGAACCTTGGTCAAAATTTAAGTTGCAGAAAGAGTTCAATGAGCCAGGAAAATCACCACCTATCTGCAC GGAATTTTATACCGGTTGGCTAACCCACTGGGGTGAGAAACTTGCGGCAACAAATGCACAATATACAGCCAATGCCTTGGAAACTATTCTCTCTCGTAATGGTTCTGCAGTACTATAT ATGGTACATGGTGGAACCAATTTCGGGTTTCTCAATGGTGCAAACACTGGTTCAGATGATTCTGATTTCAAGCCTGACATTACTTCATATGATTAT GATGCTCCAATTAGGGAATGGGGTGATAGTGACAGCCCAAAGTTTAAAG CCTTGCGtaaggttataaagaaatactCACCAGTCTCAGTTCCCCGAGTTCCTCCAAATAATGGAAAGAGAGGGTATGGAAAAGTCAAATTACAAAAGCGTGCATCTTTTTTTGATGTACAACATACTATACAGAATCCTAAGGATGTTGTTGAAGCCAAAAATCCAGTTTTTATGGAATCAGTTGGTCAG ATGTTCGGATTTTTACTGTATGTGTCAGAATATCCTGCCAAGAAAAATAGAAGCATTCTTTCCATACCAAAG GTTCATGACAGAGCTCAAGTATATGTTTCGTGTTCACTGGATGAAAGAATCAATAAATATGTTGGTAAAATTGAAAGATGGGCGACTGAACCGCTTGAGATTCCTAGCATTAGATGTGCTTCAACCATAAGATTGTCTATTCTG GTTGAAAACATGGGACGTCTCAATTATGGCCCGTATGTGTATGACAGGAAG gGAATATTATCTGATGTCGTTATGGATGGTTCAGTTCTTCATGGATGGAGGATGATTCCATTTTCTTTCCAGAACCTATCTAAGCTTTTCAAAGAGAGTCCCATTGTTGGAGTTGGCACTACCACATCTGAAAAAGAACTTTCCCACAGTAATTTAGAATACCATTCTG AGCTACTCTCTGAAGGACCAATGCTCTATGAAGGTCATTTCACAATCAACTCAACAGATGAAATCGCAGACACGTTCATATCCTTCAGTGGATGGGGTAAAGGGATTGCATCTGTGAACGACTTTAATATAGGAAGATTTTGGCCG TTGGCTGGACCACAATGTAGCCTCTACGTTCCTGCTCCGCTCCTCCGTACAGGGAAAAATGTTGTG ATCATATTAGAGACTGATGCTCCAAACCATGAGCTTGTGGTTGAGTCCATTGATCAACAGGACTTCACATGTGGTCAGCGGTCAAGATCCGGTACCAAGTAA